The following proteins are co-located in the Engraulis encrasicolus isolate BLACKSEA-1 chromosome 2, IST_EnEncr_1.0, whole genome shotgun sequence genome:
- the LOC134465054 gene encoding interferon-induced protein 44-like, with protein sequence MSAFCEHTTKQKILEELSDFKIANQDVRQLHILVHGPIAAGKSSFISSIASVFKGRMVQKALAEAAECDHSFTKKFSTGKLRDKDGKVLPFVISDIMGLQGAEAAGARTDDLVMALEGHLKSGYCFNPVGSVQKEDTFYNSCPNLNDKVHCLVSVLPGDKIGLMETEQVHTVIRKLREIRKKASELKIPQVVVMTMVDKACPEVSKDLKMIYRSKKIKEKMLECQNKLGVPMNYIYPVKNYSEEGELNNDVDTLLLYALKNILNFANDHVEDQLDN encoded by the exons ATGAGTGCCTTCTGTGAACATAC AACAAAGCAAAAGATATTAGAGGAGTTATCCGACTTTAAAATTGCCAACCAAGATGTTCGTCAGTTGCATATTCTTGTGCATGGCCCAATTGCAGCGGGAAAGTCCAGTTTCATCAGCTCCATTGCAAGTGTCTTTAAGGGCCGAATGGTTCAAAAGGCTTTGGCTGAGGCTGCTGAGTGTGACCACAGCTTCACCAAGAAG TTTAGCACAGGAAAACTCAGGGATAAAGACGGGAAGGTCCTGCCTtttgtcatcagtgacatcatggGACTGCAAGGTGCTGAGGCAGCTGGGGCTCGTACTGATGATCTTGTGATGGCTCTGGAGGGTCATCTCAAAAGTGGATACTGT TTCAACCCTGTAGGATCTGTGCAAAAAGAAGACACGTTCTACAACAGTTGCCCCAACCTGAATGATAAAGTCCACTGCCTGGTCAGTGTCCTACCTGGAGACAAAATCGGCCTGATGGAAACTGAACAGGTACATACTGTCATCCGAAAACTCCGGGAAATCAGAAAGAAGGCCAGTGAACTGA AAATCCCTCAAGTTGTTGTCATGACAATGGTTGATAAGGCCTGTCCTGAAGTCAGCAAAGACCTGAAGATGATCTACAGAAGCAAGAAGATtaaagaaaag atgctGGAGTGCCAGAACAAGCTGGGTGTCCCCATGAACTACATTTACCCAGTGAAGAACTACAGTGAGGAGGGGGAGCTGAACAACGATGTAGACACTCTGCTTCTCTATGCTCTGAAGAACATCCTCAACTTTGCCAACGACCATGTGGAAGATCAACTGGACAACTGA